One window of the Montipora foliosa isolate CH-2021 chromosome 4, ASM3666993v2, whole genome shotgun sequence genome contains the following:
- the LOC137998819 gene encoding uncharacterized protein: protein MGDQTSFKRLQSYIPGLTEYRFKIARQHSLHYGRGAEIPRVRSPRMRVESKQLDHFLTYITSPHVIQDLPFGQRYLRLSSGEILETPNVIRTMIPNRLVKQYQAYCAETDFTPFSPATMLRVLSACAATVRKSLQGLDYIAADGAKGFEDLSLIVERLKDKGLDREIAKSWEVSLKEGKQYLKADYKVHVSDCSFVADHCSEHALSDSNDSELRSLCSHTHSLKCSQCERLRDVLYCMERYLVESNAKFAPEELEDLSHTLNEAVKAIQSWKAHQLRSVRQDAARTVCLSALNESTVLITQDWAMKFLPVKYRESQSDWFGKRGISWHISVIARKINGRYESQSFVHIVENTSQDSSVVVRIIEHTLRSLKEENPGIDTAFLRQDNAGCYHNSAVIASCSLMKLNTGVSVRRVDFSDPQGGKGACDRKAATIKGHVRRYINEGHDVQNAKEFKTAILSNGGVTGVRVAVVDAAVAACELPQVKMDGVSMLNNFEFSSDVVTVWRAFDVGRGKQISKSKLHVPDFLQACRFDCNISPGDFVGASQETSKKPGPNGTLEEEVKDDGDKKAATILFSCPNEGCVKMYERHSSLEKHLSFGKCRMMPEKENLLDKAKRTYHALLKEDTSTAKALEAGTLEVTDGVSLSEGWALKTTKKSARFNEAQKKYLEDKFNLGQEKGHKQDPERVAKDMRFAKKADGSRLFSSDEFLSAQQIQSFFSRMASKLRHAAAISDSDIKAAQHEQEFCDTRQVVLNEVQLQHPIAYDNFNLCDMRKKGSLKKLNITMLKIVCEYFGVCTDGFHVRRKAEYISALVELIDACGCYPV, encoded by the exons ATGGGGGACCAGACATCGTTTAAACGCCTCCAGAGCTACATACCAGGTCTCACCGAATACcgatttaaaattgcaagacaGCATTCCCTTCACTATGGGCGTGGGGCCGAAATACCCCGAGTAAGAAGCCCTAGGATGAGAGTGGAAAGTAAGCAGCTTGATCATTTTTTAACTTACATAACAAGTCCGCATGTCATCCAGGATCTCCCGTTTGGTCAGCGGTACCTCCGCCTCTCCTCTGGGGAGATACTAGAGACTCCAAATGTCATCAGGACGATGATTCCCAATAGGCTAGTAAAGCAATACCAGGCTTACTGCGCGgaaacagattttactccatTCAGCCCAGCAACCATGCTAAGAGTCCTGTCCGCCTGTGCAGCCACCGTGAGGAAGTCCCTACAGGGGCTAGATTACATTGCGGCAGATGGCGCGAAAGGTTTTGAAGATCTGTCTCTTATTGTGGAACGCCTAAAAGATAAGGGGCTTGACAGAGAGATCGCTAAAAGCTGGGAAGTGTCTCTGAAGGAGGGGAAACAATATTTGAAGGCTGACTATAAG GTTCATGTATCTGATTGCTCCTTTGTGGCGGACCATTGCAGTGAACATGCTCTGAGCGACAGCAACGACAGTGAACTAAGATCTCTTTGCTCACACACCCACAGTCTCAAGTGCTCGCAGTGTGAAAGACTCAGGGATGTCCTCTACTGTATGGAAAGATACCTAGTTGAGTCAAATGCAAAGTTCGCGCCTGAGGAGCTGGAAGATCTCTCGCACACACTGAATGAAGCAGTCAAGGCAATCCAGTCCTGGAAAGCCCACCAACTCAGAAGTGTTAGACAAGACGCAGCAAGAACTGTGTGCTTGAGCGCTTTAAATGAGTCCACTGTCCTTATCACACAGGATTGGGCAATGAAATTTTTACCAGTCAAATACAGAGAGTCCCAGTCTGATTGGTTTGGAAAGCGCGGGATATCTTGGCATATCAGTGTCATTGCAAGAAAAATCAATGGGCGGTATGAAAGTCAGAGCTTTGTCCACATCGTCGAGAATACATCACAAGACAGCTCTGTTGTAGTGCGCATTATTGAACATACCTTGAGGTCACTGAAAGAGGAGAATCCCGGAATCGACACAGCTTTCCTACGCCAGGATAACGCCGGATGCTATCATAACTCGGCTGTAATAGCATCGTGCTCTCTAATGAAGTTGAATACAGGGGTCAGTGTCCGTAGAGTGGATTTCAGTGACCCACAAGGAGGTAAAGGGGCCTGCGACAGAAAAGCAGCGACTATCAAAGGCCATGTGCGCAGATACATCAATGAAGGGCATGATGTGCAAAACGCCAAAGAATTTAAAACAGCCATCCTATCGAATGGAGGTGTCACCGGGGTCCGCGTTGCTGTTGTCGATGCTGCAGTTGCCGCTTGCGAACTGCCTCAGGTGAAAATGGATGGTGTAAGCATGTTAAACAACTTTGAGTTTTCTAGCGACGTGGTGACGGTCTGGAGAGCCTTTGACGTCGGCCGAGGAAAGCAAATAAGCAAATCTAAGCTTCATG TTCCTGACTTTTTGCAAGCCTGCCGATTTGACTGCAACATTTCACCTGGTGATTTCGTCGGTGCATCCCAAGAAACTTCTAAGAAGCCAGGACCCAATGGAACCTTGGAAGAAGAAGTGAAGGACGATGGTGACAAGAAAGCTGCCACCATTCTGTTCTCCTGCCCAAATGAAGGTTGTGTGAAGATGTATGAGCGACACTCAAGTCTTGAAAAGCACTTGTCCTTTGGGAAATGTAGAATGATGCCTGAAAAAGAGAACTTACTAGACAAAGCTAAGAGGACATACCACGCTCTCCTAAAGGAAGATACAAGTACGGCTAAAGCACTAGAAGCAGGAACACTTGAGGTGACGGATGGTGTCAGCTTGTCAGAGGGTTgggctttgaaaacaacaaaaaaatccgCACGATTCAATGAAGCTCAAAAGAAGTACTTGGAGGATAAATTTAACCTTGGGCAGGAAAAAGGTCACAAGCAAGACCCTGAGAGAGTGGCAAAAGATATGCGTTTTGCAAAGAAAGCAGATGGGTCTAGGCTGTTCTCAAGCGACGAGTTTCTGTCCGCACAACAGATACAGTCATTCTTTTCAAGAATGGCATCTAAGCTGCGTCACGCTGCGGCGATAAGTGATTCCGATATTAAAGCTGCGCAACACGAGCAAGAGTTCTGTGATACCCGTCAGGTTGTACTAAATGAAGTACAGTTGCAGCACCCCATCGCTTATGACAACTTCAACCTGTGCGACATGCGTAAGAAAGGAAGCTTAAAAAAACTTAACATAACCATGCTAAAGATTGTTTGCGAGTATTTTGGTGTGTGCACAGATGGATTCCACGTGAGGCGCAAGGCGGAGTACATTTCTGCATTAGTGGAACTGATCGACGCATGTGGTTGCTACCCCGTCTGA
- the LOC137998820 gene encoding uncharacterized protein gives MSSLREIRELLVDFYMNGVLSDEEFVVLYDENRSKNLDLPYDEYGRFDLDEMADSECISEFRVKKSDLPKLRDALQIPDSFTCYQKSVSDGMEGLCMLLRRLAYPCRYSDMIPRFGRPTPVLSMVTNEVLDFIYNTHSHKITEWNHALLSPVLLQTYADAVNAKGAALNNCFGFIDGTVRPIARPGENQRVVYNGHKRVHALKFQSLALPNGMIGNMFGPVEGKKRDAGMLADSGLLHLLQRHAVSPFGQPMCIYGDPAYPLRLHLQTPFRNAVLTPDMQGFNASMSAVRVSVEWLFGDIVNFFKFIDFKKNLKIGLSNVGKIYIVCALLQNALTCLYGNLTSEYFDCHPPSLEDYFA, from the exons ATGAGTTCTCTAAGAGAGATCCGAGAGCTTTTGGTCGACTTTTATATGAATGGTGTCCTATCGGATGAGGAATTCGTTGTCTTGTACGATGAAAATCGTTCCAAAAATCTAGATTTACCGTACGATGAATACGGAAGATTCGACCTCGATGAAATGGCGGATTCTGAGTGCATTTCTGAATTCAGagtaaaaaaaagtgatttGCCAAAGCTGAGAGATGCCCTACAGATTCCAGACTCTTTCACGTGTTATCAAAAGTCTGTTAGTGATGGTATGGAAGGACTGTGTATGCTGCTTCGCAGGCTCGCCTATCCCTGTAGATACTCAGACATGATTCCAAGATTTGGTAGGCCTACCCCTGTGTTATCCATGGTCACAAATGAAGTTCTCGACTTTATTTACAACACCCATAGTCACAAAATAACTGAGTGGAATCATGCACTGCTTTCCCCCGTTCTCCTTCAAACATATGCAGATGCCGTCAACGCCAAAGGTGCAGCCCTAAACAATTGTTTTGGCTTCATCGATGGAACTGTCAGACCAATTGCAAGACCGGGAGAGAATCAAAGAGTTGTCTATAACGGACACAAAAGAGTTCATGCTTTAAAGTTCCAATCATTAGCTCTTCCAAATGGGATGATTGGAAACATGTTTGGACCAGTTG AGGGTAAGAAACGTGATGCCGGAATGTTGGCTGACTCTGGTCTACTACATCTTTTGCAGCGTCATGCTGTGTCCCCTTTTGGTCAACCCATGTGCATTTATGGCGACCCAGCCTATCCTCTAAGGCTCCACCTCCAAACGCCTTTCAGAAATGCAGTTCTTACACCTGATATGCAAGGCTTCAATGCCTCGATGAGTGCAGTACGAGTTTCTGTCGAATGGCTGTTTGGTgatattgtaaattttttcaaatttattgatttcaaaaaaaatttgaaaataggaCTCAGTAATGTTGGTAAGATATACATTGTATGTGCCCTTTTACAGAATGCATTAACTTGTCTTTATGGCAATCTTACTTCCGAATATTTTGATTGTCACCCACCATCACTGGAAGATTACTTTGCATGA